In Grus americana isolate bGruAme1 chromosome 4, bGruAme1.mat, whole genome shotgun sequence, one genomic interval encodes:
- the LOC129206046 gene encoding E3 ubiquitin-protein ligase RNF4-like — protein sequence MSTTQRKRRGGAVNSRQGRKRNRLMASTAEMASEAEPIELEESAGEEVVDLTCESSEPVVVDLTHNDSVVIVEENQRQRRNLRLRSQRQSDSCVLSSDDEDETRDNDVYVTDKVSRELGPLEDETASSKPSGTVSCPICMDGYSEIVQSGRLIVSTKCGHVFCSQCLRDSLRNANSCPTCRKKLTHRQYHPIYI from the exons ATGAGCACA ACTCAGCGAAAGCGCCGTGGAGGAGCAGTTAATTCTAGGCAAGGTCGGAAACGAAACAGGCTGATGGCTTCTACCGCAGAAATGGCTTCAGAAGCAGAGCCAATAGAACTTGAAGAAAGTg CTGGTGAAGAAGTAGTAGATCTCACATGTGAATCTTCTGAACCTGTAGTCGTTGATCTCACTCACAATGATTCTGTTGTG ATTGTTGAAG AGAATCAACGACAAAGGAGAAATCTTAGATTAAGAAGCCAGCGACAGTCGGACAGCTGTGTACTGAGTAGCGATGATGAAGATGAAACAAGAGATAATGATGTGTATGTGACAGATAAAGTGTCCCGAGAATTGGGACCACTGGAAGATGAAACTGCAAGTTCAAA GCCGTCTGGTACCGTTAGCTGTCCGATTTGCATGGATGGCTACTCGGAG ATTGTGCAAAGCGGGCGACTGATTGTGTCAACCAAATGCGGCCATGTCTTCTGCAGCCAGTGCCTCCGCGATTCCCTTCGGAATGCTAACTCTTGCCCAACTTGCAGGAAGAAGCTCACTCACAGACAGTATCATCCCATTTATATATGA
- the LOC129206376 gene encoding E3 ubiquitin-protein ligase RNF4-like — translation MSTTQRKRRGGAVNSRQGRKRNRLMASTAEMASEAEPIELEESAGEEVVDLTCESSEPVVVDLTHNDSVVIVEENQQERRNLRLRGQRQWDICILISDDEDDPRDNVVPSGTVSCPICMDGYSEIVQSGRLIVSTKCGHVFCSQCLRDSLRNANSCPTCRKKLTHRQYHPIYI, via the exons ATGAGCACA ACTCAGCGAAAGCGCCGTGGAGGAGCAGTTAATTCTAGGCAAGGTCGGAAACGAAACAGGCTGATGGCTTCTACCGCAGAAATGGCTTCAGAAGCAGAGCCAATAGAACTTGAAGAAAGTg CTGGTGAAGAAGTAGTAGATCTCACATGTGAATCTTCTGAACCTGTAGTCGTTGATCTCACTCACAATGATTCTGTTGTG ATTGTTGAAG aGAATCaacaagaaaggagaaatctCAGACTAAGAGGCCAGCGGCAGTGGGACATCTGTATACTGATTAGCGATGATGAAGATGATCCAAGAGATAATGTTGT GCCGTCTGGTACCGTTAGCTGTCCGATTTGCATGGATGGCTACTCGGAG ATTGTGCAAAGCGGGCGACTGATTGTGTCAACCAAATGCGGCCATGTCTTCTGCAGCCAGTGCCTCCGCGATTCCCTTCGGAATGCTAACTCTTGCCCAACTTGCAGGAAGAAGCTCACTCACAGACAGTATCATCCCATTTATATATGA